The following nucleotide sequence is from Penicillium digitatum chromosome 5, complete sequence.
TATCAATGTGATGTTTCCGCGCAAGGCGAACTTGCTGTATCTTCTCTTGCGGGTCAACGATTTCAATAAGAATCTTGGATAGAACTTCGTGACCCATTGGCGCGGGGAGGAGAGAGACGTAAAGTGGgacaagatgaaaaagaCCTCTGTCTTCCAGGTTGGCAATATGTCCAGCCACGATCACCGACGCCGTTTCGACATAGTGGGCATCCACGCGGGCGTAGCCCCTCGCACTGGCCACAACGTAGACATGGCTTGCAATTCTGAGAGCTTCTTCGTCATCGGCAGCTATAAGGAGAGATTCATCTACTGGCTTGCGCGCGATCTCTGGGATAACAGAGCTATTCCCATATTTGTCGGCGCTAACTTGAGATACAGCATGAGCcagagaagtgaagaatgTATCGTAGCCTTTGCTGAGAATCGTGGCCTGGATATTGCGGAATGGATTACGCGCTTCGCCGCTGACCCGGTCGTTGCCCTTGAGGTAGACAAGGAACTTTTGAAGTTCTGCATGCCCAGCTGGTTCTGGCATGAAGGCCACAGGGGTGTTGGGGGAGTGGCCGAGTTTCCGCTGGAATTGCTTGCAGAATCCTTGATAGCGTGAGAGCACAACACGGTTGAAATACACATAAAGGAAGTCGTCCCAGCTGCGGCAGACACTGGCTGCAGCATCGGTTTCACCAGCAAGCAGGGCGTATACCGCTCGCTGGAATTCGTCGGTATTAGAGTCGCGTGTTAGCGCAGCGCAAGCAGTGCGCCATGAATCGTGGGATCGACTGTTCATCAAACGCGTGTGGCCATCGTCAGATGGGTATCGAGAACTTGCCGACTTGGGATCCACACTAGAGCCGCACAAGCTGACGGCCCTCCATCCTTCCAGACGAGTCTCTGCCCATTCACGAATCTTAGTCCAGTTCTCTCCTTGTCTCAGCATCTTCCAGCAAGTTATCCAGGTGGCGCGTTCGAAAAATTCGTCCTCCTTTTCTAATCCATGCTTCTGACGAATGATCGCATCTGGATCGAGTTGAGTAACAAGCGGTTTTTGTTCGTGTTTGCTCAAAAGCGAGCGCGATATTCCCGGGTCATTGGGTTCAAGCGGCTGTGGCCAGGCGCGCAAACGTTTGTGGCCCTTGATCGATTCTTTGGTATAAAGCCAACCGGTTGTCCACAATCCATGACCCCTTCGCGATTGCTCCTCCATTTCCGTGATCAGTGTATCAAACTCTTGGCTTCCTGTCTTGGAAGTTTCCTCCAACCACCGCATAGCAACCACGCATTCAAGACCATACTGATCGGCGTTGAGGAACTCTTCCCAGATCTCGCGATCGGTTGAGTAGCGGTGAAGGTTCTGGAAAGCTGTCTGTCGTCCGGCCTTGTAGCTGGCCCGGCTGGAGGGGTCGTCAATGCTGATCAGGTTGAGCAGGAGGCGCCAAGTGTCAGCCTCAAGTTGCAATCGCCGTATCTCTTCGTAGCTTTTGGTGTCTTGCGATGCGCTCGACCGGAAGCCCGTCTTTGTCCGATCAACGGTCTGTTGTGTCTCGATTTCCTTGATCGCATTGTTCGCAATGTCGCGGTAGCTCTGCACGAGCTTGTAAGCTGCCTGGGCGCTGTTGAAGTCGTCGGCGGAGTTGTCGCGCTTGAATCGATCAAGCTTATCGGCGAATGCTTCGATCTGGCGAGTAACGCGGTCAGCCGTCCGGCGAAGGGGGTGCAATGCTTCCTGGGCGCCTGCGGCGGTAAACAGTGGGGTGTCTGGGGTAGAGTTTAGTGAATGCGATTCAGGCAGTAGATCTTGAGCCGACCTGGAGATTTGACCGAAACGCCAAAGGCAGACTGCACAGAGGGCTCAGGATCAGAAACATCGGACCCAGTCTCCGATACGGTGTCGCCATCCATTTCTTCGTCCATGTCCTCATCTTGATCTTCAGATTGATCTTCCGACTGATCTTCTGAATTCAGTTCCTCGTCCTCCAattcttcatcgtcatcgaAAGATTGTTGCGAATCATCGTCAATACTGATGACCTCAGTTTGTCGCAGCTGGGGAGCCTATACAAAGGATTAGAAGATGACAAAAAGCAGAGAGCTAAGAACATAGACGCACTGGTGTGAATGCCCCGGCAGCCGATCGAGTTAAAGGCGCCATGATAGGGAGACTTGGTTAGAAGGAAGGAGAGAGCCCTGGAGAGGAGCTCTGTGGAACAAGTTGTGTTTGTCTCTTTTGGTTTTCGCGTTGACAGACTAACCTGAAATAGACTAGTGGTAACCTTAGAAGCTATTTCAACGAATTTTCGCCCGgacccttctccttctcttttcttttcttctctaaTGTCTATAGGCTTTCATTAGAGTCTCGGTATGAAAACTCAATTTTCGTACAGGTCCATGAGGCCTCTCTGCGTGCTCACGATTGTCTTATAAAAAATGCAGTTCTTCAATTAGCCTGGTTTCCTCCATATGGAAACTCAGACCGCAAGGGAATTGTGACATCAACCATTTTCGACATGGGTCACTTGAAAATTAAAATAAAATCTGTAACAGCCTCAAGGGCACTGCTTCCTCGCTGCTTGGACTCGTTGCCTCATCTTTAATCGCAGTAAATTTGCTTTGGGGCAGCTGGCGGTAGACGCCTGGTCACCTTGCTCTTGGTAGAAGGCATTGCAACATTCGTACAGCGCATCAATTTGTGCCTGGCACTTGGTCTCATTAAAGGAGTTTTTCTGCAAGCAATCTGGCTTCGGTTAAGCTCGACTTTTTGTGAATATGCCATGAATTGGAAAATACCTTGAATGGCGCACTGTTGCACCGTCAGTAAGAGCTACGAGAGCCACCTAGGCACCTCTAAATGGACGCTTTTAGGGCAGGGACACATACAGCACGCGGTTTACAGGGTTGGTCATGCGATAGATCTTGCTTTAAATTACCCTACAAGGGTCTTAGCATCTAGAAATCGTGTTCCCGGCCATGATCATCATACCATTATGCAATTTTCAAAGGACCGTACAAAGCGTTGTCCTGAGAAGTGACGAAAGTGGTAGAAGAGCCAAACGCAAAATAGATTCTCCGCCTTCAGACCGTGGGGCGAGTGCACTATTCTGCCGGCGCTgatctctcttcttctctctcttctcaaCTTCGCCATTTGCACAACTTTCACTATCTCGCTTCTAAGTTTTCGTCTACTAGGTGAATACCTTTTCCTTCAGATGTACTTTTAAAAAAGAACGCGTGGAGATCGTGATCTAACCATATTTGAATTCTCTAGACACAACTCAAAGCCCCGCTTGAAGAGGTTCCTGAACTCGCTTCTATCGTTGTAAGCTTTCTGCCTCGTCCTCATTCTGTGTTTCATAAGAAGAAGCCATCTTTAACAGAATCCAGACCACAGCACTCGTCCAATATGTCCGACAAAGAAGGCGCTGCTCCTCCCACCGAGCACCTCAACATTAAGGTGACCGATAACAACAATGAGGTTTTTTTCAAAATCAAGCGCACAACGCAGCTAAAGAAGCTCATGGATGCGTTCTGCGAACGCCAAGGAAAGCAAATGTCCACTGTCCGGTTCTTGTTTGACGGCACCCGGGTTCGCCCCGAAGATTCGCCCGAGACTGTACGGCCATTCCTCTCTTTGTTTCGCCATCCATCGGTGTCTGAGAAACTTCACACTAACTGTTAATAGCTCGATATGGCAGATGGTGATACCTTGGAGGTTCATCAAGAACAGATTGGAGGTTGCTAGATGACAAGCTCCGCCAGCTAGAATCGCACTTCCCGACGGAACCGAAGCTGCTAGGGCGA
It contains:
- a CDS encoding Nuclear pore complex protein Nup107, putative, encoding MAPLTRSAAGAFTPAPQLRQTEVISIDDDSQQSFDDDEELEDEELNSEDQSEDQSEDQDEDMDEEMDGDTVSETGSDVSDPEPSVQSAFGVSVKSPDTPLFTAAGAQEALHPLRRTADRVTRQIEAFADKLDRFKRDNSADDFNSAQAAYKLVQSYRDIANNAIKEIETQQTVDRTKTGFRSSASQDTKSYEEIRRLQLEADTWRLLLNLISIDDPSSRASYKAGRQTAFQNLHRYSTDREIWEEFLNADQYGLECVVAMRWLEETSKTGSQEFDTLITEMEEQSRRGHGLWTTGWLYTKESIKGHKRLRAWPQPLEPNDPGISRSLLSKHEQKPLVTQLDPDAIIRQKHGLEKEDEFFERATWITCWKMLRQGENWTKIREWAETRLEGWRAVSLCGSSVDPKSASSRYPSDDGHTRLMNSRSHDSWRTACAALTRDSNTDEFQRAVYALLAGETDAAASVCRSWDDFLYVYFNRVVLSRYQGFCKQFQRKLGHSPNTPVAFMPEPAGHAELQKFLVYLKGNDRVSGEARNPFRNIQATILSKGYDTFFTSLAHAVSQVSADKYGNSSVIPEIARKPVDESLLIAADDEEALRIASHVYVVASARGYARVDAHYVETASVIVAGHIANLEDRGLFHLVPLYVSLLPAPMGHEVLSKILIEIVDPQEKIQQVRLARKHHIDMETVLDVQWAWVKKHVSATDQSRRVTGYSRVLRRPDGSRALVSPKTDLVGTSVAPEDDRMIRSLEWLRYIDGQWDKICDLGSWLYRKFFLADKLAAARELSFRIRLADISIEKFGSDIISMPPQEGPHLDSTTPTSPTKSKRNGPQRQSLSGSSNLALVSAYYKAHRVLDLESLALGFDAVEQFALVHEQMSKTKRRRDSGTLKGMGQDMNECVTILEEWVGAVVAEDWLPISTDAEEEQDFEHIRTTYIPELLLDWHNALYYASHTLERHDLLTSCMIVSIWAANYEHITRAFTKSRRMAELVDVLALSSKALVIRDSSQRKSPTDHNTFEKGQELKIWDVMISEEEKKRLGIVSSADRKQ
- a CDS encoding Ubiquitin-like modifier SUMO, putative; this translates as MIIIPLCNFQRTILRLQTVGRVHYSAGADLSSSLSSQLRHLHNFHYLASKFSSTRHNSKPRLKRFLNSLLSLPQHSSNMSDKEGAAPPTEHLNIKVTDNNNEVFFKIKRTTQLKKLMDAFCERQGKQMSTVRFLFDGTRVRPEDSPETLDMADGDTLEVHQEQIGGC